The genomic region AGGCAGCACTGTACACTAATTCATTCTGTTAAATTCATTGGAAAGGATGAAATATCCTTAACGTTTCACTAACAGCAGACTCCTTTCCAGAAATATATTTGTAAGGCCAACAAACCACTCGGTCACAGGCTGTTCCAGCACCTGGTTAAACACTGGCAAGTGGAGAACTCGAGCAATGAAGTCCAAGAGAAAGCGAACTTTGGGGATCTGTTGTCTAGGTCCGCATTCATTGCATCTTCACACTATATTCTGGGACTCCTGTCGGACAGTGAACAACTGGAGTTCTACATTCAGGTCTGGGAAGACTTGAGTTTTGTTTTGTATCATTGGGATAGACTTTGTATTAgatttttcttctcctacttctttttaaGTATGTactgtaaagaaaataaattgttaTAGAAATAAATGGGTAATGCTatttcatattgatatattttatgaTGTTATCATATAAGTTCTgaaggattttttctttcttttttttcttttttgacagtatatgataaatatatgtaaagtaaagtaaaaactCTTTCATTTGCAGGTGTTTGCTGGAGACGAAGAAAAGATCAGCCAAGGAGATTTGTATGAACTAGTCTTTGCTGCCTACCATATAAGCAAAGTTGCTCATCAAACATGCTGCCTTCCTGATGATATTTTGATGGCAGTTGTTAAAGCAGCAGTTAGTATTAGATTCTTAGCTTGAATTCTTTTAAGATTGGGGATGTATTAAACCACCATTTTTGATTCTTACACAGGAAGCAAGTACCCTTATTTGTATTGAGATGTTTTTTGTTACAAGAGTCAGAACTGCCAGTTCAGGGTTGAATGCTTGAGATTGGAAGTGGAAGGGACTTGTCCTAGTAAAAGGTGCAATCATAGTTAGTACTTTCActtgatattttatttatatataagacagAAAACCTCTGGTAGGTACACTATGATtgcaattttccttcttttacaccAATATTTCATCAGTTTTCATCACTGACTAGAAAAACATTGGCAATAACCCTTATCTATTCTTATATTAAGGTCAATACAGATACACATGTTAACAATTAAAATGATTGCCAGGGTCACATAGTTATTTGTCAACATTATATAATATGATGTGTCCTTGTCCTTGCCTTTTATATTGTTAGTTTGTGTCTTGTGGTATGATATCTGTCATGTTTTAATTACTTGTCAAATATTggaatatgtacatttttttttttttttttagctagggGCAATTTCctattaagaaaaagaaatacttgCAGATATCTCATTTTATTTAGAAGTTTTTAGAATAAAGGAGATTATCACATTTGATGCAAGAACTTTAAATTCTCCCATCAGATGCATGGGAAGGAGAGCGTGAGCAAGAAGTTCCTGCATGGCTGGGTATCGCACAACTGCCCCCGCTTGGTCATGTGGGTCCATAAGTACATCACACACATGTTGACAGTGGGTCACCGCACCATCCCTGATAACACTAATGAAGATGAGGTCTGACTCCAAAAATTGCTTTTgcattgtctttatatttttagtgttatttcagtttctttttgGTTTCTGCCTACATGTCATTATGATATGCTTATCTGCTAATAGTGCAAATAAATCTGCTGCCATGGATGCTAGATGGTGTAGATAACTGAAAAAAGGACTTGTATTAGGAAAACAATAATTGAATAGAGAAGGTTTCTTCATTTATGTTACCTTCTATTTCTGCAGGATGACACAGATACACCTATCCTAGACTGTCCCAACAAGTCATCCTGTATCACATTACACCCTGCTTTGATCTGGCTGCTGACCTGCACCCTGCCAACCCTTTACAGCAAACAACAGAAGAGTCTCCCAGCTTCCAATTCTCTCTTACTTGATCCACACATCTTCATTGATAGAATGGTGAGATATCTGCTCTGGTTGTAACTtagttaaaatattttttttttttgttgttgttcttgaaggTTGAGTTGTATTCAAATATATCTTCATTCATACCGTCAGTATTTTTAAGTAAGTTTTACACATTGGATTCCTTTGTGTATCAGTGACAACCATTTGTAGTTTATGTTGCTCATTTCTGACATCTTATTAATTCTGATACTGTTAGCACTGTAGTGATAGTACTTTTCTGTCGTACAGATTTCTGCAGTAAGTCCTACACATTGGGTTCCTCTCTATAACAGTGACAACCATGGCCTCAGCATTAACAGGTAATTTATTACATAGTTTATTTCAGTACAGAGATATCAGTTAGATCAAATGATATTGTGTTTCTTTacatattaatttaattttcagTTTTATATAGTGTAACAGAAATATCAGTTAGATCaaattatatgtgtgtctttTCATATTGATTTCAATTTTAAATCACACTACTGCATTGTTGTCCAAGaggttttcttattgtttttttttttatttctaataatgGAGATAATTGTCAGAACACTCATATTTCAAacagaaggaacagaaggaaaaCACCAGCATTATAAGCTTATTCAGCTTTTTCTCTTATGGATAGCATTTTGACTAAAACAGTTTGGTAGATGTGTATGAGTAGATACCTTTTTGAATAGATACTTTATTTTGGATAACACTAATGAAGAGgcattttatcttttcatttcttgaCACAGATTCCAGCACCATGTGTTTGGCTACAACGGGCCTACGCTGATGTTCATAACAGCAGAAGGAGGAAATATGTTCTGCCTTGCTAGTGACGAAGCCTGGAGAGACTCAAAGCACTTTTGGGGATCTGATCATTGTATTTGCATGCATCTAACTCCTGAATACAAAGTTATTGAAAGTAAGGCccactttatttgttttatgctgGTATTTAGTTTCTAATGTATAATGCCAATATGGATATTCACAAACAAATATCATAGCTCATAAgcattcttttcttttgattaGGCGGACCAAAGATGATGTACTTCAACATATCGTCAAGGGGGTTTCCGACAGGCATCCACATTGGAACTGACAGTACAAACCGTGCTTTGACTATGGACTTGAACCTCAGTTTAGTTACCTATCGCAGAATACCCTACAAGTTGTTTTCGATAGAAGCATGGGGTTGTGGAACTACTGAAGCTAAGTAAGCATTTTACCTGATTGTGTTCTATTGCCTTTTTTTTGTTCCAATACTGGTCATGAATGTGTGTACTTGGATTTTTCCAGGTAATTAGTGAAAGAgagcgtgagtgaatgagtgtttcGAAATATATTGTTCTTagatttttggtgtgtgtgggtgtgggtgtgtgtgtgggggtgtgtggatgtgtggatgtgggaGTCTGTGTGcatgcagttgtgtgtgtgtgtgtgtgcctgtgcatatgtatgtagcaTGTaggttatatattatttttaattttctcacGAGTTGAACAGAGGTTATTGTGATATAAATAATATGCCATTTACATTCCCTCCCGTGTAagttcttcattctttccttcagaGAAGCACAAATGGAGCAGAAGAAACGGGAGGTGAGGGACTCTGAAAACAGGAGGAAGGTTAATCTTAACACAGTAGACTGGGTGGACAACCCTGACCGATACCTCTTGGAATTAGCAGGTGGCAGACCCACTTATGCGCAGTatgataaaaagacaaatgaaaaaaagacaaacacctAAGAgctccatatttatatatatatattttttagatcagTAGTTGCATCCCCCATTATCCTATGGAcagtgtttgttttccttttcttgttctttttttcttgtcttcaagCCATATTATTTTATCAACATTTAGTTCTTTGGCCTAAAGGGCTAGTGATAATGTATTGTGTAAATGGTTATTGTAGATAAAAGatcaaataatgaaattatatatatttcattcagaAATTTATGATGAATTCTGTAGATAAAAGTTCTTTattgcatgtgtatatttttattgctGAAATGGGAAACTCATGCaagttaatttatatttataaggagCTTTTTAAAAGAACAGTATTCCATTTCTTTTCTGGGGGttttgtgtaaataaaataagTTTTGATAGTTAGCCATAAGGTGCTATAAAGTTGTCAGATTTTATCCCTCTAAAGGTTGTCAGTGTTACATACTGTTACAACTGTGATTGTCACCATTTCTCCCAAAGGTTATGTATTTGTCATGAATTGTAGAAATCAGTATAGGAAATGTATATTCAGTACAGTGTTACACAGAATCTTTACTTTTTATAATAACTTTGTTGATAgaactttttatttgatttagataTGATCTGTAGATAATATTGATGTCTTATTTCACATGAGATCAAAGTGCCATTGATGAACGTTGTAACCTAGAGTAAAGTTACTTCACAAACAGCTGTCACATTCACACTTAGAGAAATGTAACTCATTGATGCCATGTACATGTACTGTGCATTgtagttttgctttattttgtctGTACATGGATGGCTCAAGAAGTACCTAGTCACCATGGAGTCAATTACTGGATCTACCTTATCTCATATCTGTACTCCATTCCTGGAATATTTAGGAAGAAAAGTCTTTgtatttatgattgttattagtataaatagggttataattataatcatgataatgataagttatttatatttttcctgaaAATTCAAAGTGAACGAGCAAGATCAGTTAGGCTTACTACTTGACTCCTTGATGACAAGTGCTAATGATGCCATCAGTGTGTAGACAAAGCTGATAAAACAATTGCAATGGCCAGTACATATAGGTAGGGTCATTGGCGTAAGTAATATTTGGCATAAAGAAATTGCTTACATGCCTTATATGCTCAATTGTAAATACtcctaacttttttttattattaagaaaaaaagaactttATGGCTATTGCATTATAAGTGTATGGGTAttgatttcatgattattatgtaTAGGATGTTATCGAGTTATTTCTGAATGATGATTTGATTAAATTATAGCATCTTGAGCATCTGCTAACCGTTTAATGGCTTATAAACTTCATAATGGATTGTGCTTCATCATGGATTGTGATTGGTTAAAATATTTGATTAGggtgatattgattatattaGATAATTTGATAATTCTGAAAAAGATAGGGCAATTTTGATGAATTTATCCTAAAAAACTATAATACTTggataatgtttttcttttttatttgcttcatAATACATTACAGACTTTTTACAGGTATATAACATTTGATTAGCAATTTGTGAAGTCTCAGATCCTTCCAATAATAATTTACATACCATACCTTAACTTAACTTGGATATTCTAATACTTTTATATTCCAGTTACAGACCAGAGATTATAGTAAAATAATGTA from Penaeus chinensis breed Huanghai No. 1 chromosome 39, ASM1920278v2, whole genome shotgun sequence harbors:
- the LOC125046666 gene encoding uncharacterized protein LOC125046666 produces the protein MDRCKKILKPFRSPKADARMSPPTRKCPGYQYLYLAYTTTTLRNLMMGNSNASEFQNAVEKSAKKTHHGGKRWAGNGGSSAEDPPDFLVKLAKILVQKSLAEDNIDGITENVFLKYICKANKPLGHRLFQHLVKHWQVENSSNEVQEKANFGDLLSRSAFIASSHYILGLLSDSEQLEFYIQVFAGDEEKISQGDLYELVFAAYHISKVAHQTCCLPDDILMAVVKAAMHGKESVSKKFLHGWVSHNCPRLVMWVHKYITHMLTVGHRTIPDNTNEDEDDTDTPILDCPNKSSCITLHPALIWLLTCTLPTLYSKQQKSLPASNSLLLDPHIFIDRMISAVSPTHWVPLYNSDNHGLSINRFQHHVFGYNGPTLMFITAEGGNMFCLASDEAWRDSKHFWGSDHCICMHLTPEYKVIESGPKMMYFNISSRGFPTGIHIGTDSTNRALTMDLNLSLVTYRRIPYKLFSIEAWGCGTTEAKEAQMEQKKREVRDSENRRKVNLNTVDWVDNPDRYLLELAGGRPTYAQYDKKTNEKKTNT